The genomic DNA AGGACCTTTGGTATGTCATGGATAACCGCCGTCTGACCTTCGGCCACTACTTCCGCTGGATTCACCGTGAACCGCTACTGGCAATTGTGCCGGGTCAGCAGGCGGCAGTACTGTCCACCGGCGTTAATATGGACCGGCAAGCCGTGGCAGAAGAATCTTTTGAAGAAGTGTGGGTGCAGGTCTGGGCAACGGCCGGCGTCAAAACCAACGCCATCCGGGTCGGCCGGGATACCGCATTCGGTATTGAACGCGGCGGCAACTGGCAACCGTTTGAGGAACAGGATTTCCCGTCTCCCGGCACCATCAACATTATTGTGCTCACCAGCGCCAAATTAGGACAGGCAGCATTGGCTTCAGCATTTATCACCATTACCGAGGCTAAAACAGCGGCACTGCTGGACCTTGATGTTCGCAGTTCTTATCACCCGGAGTGGCAGGCAACCGGCACCAGTACTGATCAGATCTGCGTGGTGTCCGGCGACGGTGATGAGTGCTGGCACGTTTCCGGCCAGGTCAAACTGGGAGAGCTTATGGCCCGTGCGGTTACCAAAGCGGTAACTGAAGCGATAAATAATTCCCGCACCGCCGACGTTTAATCTAACGCCTTAACAGGCTGGAATGTCAATGTCGGCAGCGCCCCGGCTTTTTCAGCGGCTGACTCTGAAACTACTCCGCACTATGGACAAGCTCAATCGGAACCACGGTCTGTGAACGACATTCAATATGCGTTAGACAATACCGTAAAGGCAGACTACAATAAAATTATGAATAACCGCTCCGGTAAACTGCTGACCAAGTCCAAGTTCATGGCCGGACTGCAATGCCCGCGTTATTTATGGTTTTATGTCAACGAGCCGCAACGGCTGCCGCCACCGGATATGGTCACCCAGCATACATTTGACCAGGGTCACGAGGTGGGCGAACTGGCGAAGCAGCTTTTTCCAGCCGGGATTGATATGGCCGGACTGGGTTTCAGGGAGATGTTAACCAAAACATCGGCCTGCCTCCGGGAACGCAATCCCATCTTTGAAGCCGCCATCCAGTCAGGTCAGCTATACGCCCGAATAGATATCCTTTCACCGTCGGCGGACGGCACCTGGGACATCGTTGAAGTTAAAAGCGGTACCTCGGTCAAGGATGAAAACATCGCCGATGTCGCTTTTCAGCGCTATGTCTGTACCCAGTACGGCCTCCGTGTTAATCGCTGCCGGTTGATGTACTTAAACCGGGAATTTATTAAACACGGTGAAATTGATCCGGCGGAACTTTTCCTGGATACGAATATCACCGAGGAAGTGGCTGAACTTACCGGCGGCATGGCTGATATGGTTGAAGACATGTTGCTGACGATGGCAGGCACACCCCCCGACCCGATCATCAGCCGTGCCTGTAATTCTCCCTATACCTGTCCGCTAAAAAATGAATGCTGGCAGGCACTTCCGGAGAATCCGGTGACGGGGTTGTACCGGATCGGCGACAAGATAGACGGACTATTACGACGGGGTATCACGGCCATCACCGAAATCCCGGAGGATTTTGAATTAAACGACAAACAACAGATACAACAGCATTGTATCCGAGCAGGTCAGCCGCACGTCAATATCAGAGAAATAGCCTCATTTCTGGAGCAGTTGCCTTATCCCCATTATTATCTGGACTTTGAGACCTTCGCTACCGCTGTTCCCCGGTTTGACGGTACAAGGCCGTACCAGAACATCCCCTTTCAATTCTCACTGCACATTACCGCCGATGAAAAAAGCCCGCTGGAGCACCATCACTTTTTGTATCAGGGAAACGCTGACCCCCGGCCCGAGTTCGTCAGTGCGCTGCATTCAGCCATGGGCGAGGGCGGCCGGGTCATTGTCTATAACCAAAGTTTTGAACAAAAAATAATGGAGGAACTGGTGGCGGAATTCCCTGATTACCGGGAATGGGTGACTGACGTTGTAGCCCGAATGGCCGACCTTATCATCCCCTTTCGGGCATTTCACTATTATCATCCGGCCCAGCAAGGCAGCGCCTCGCTCAAATATGTCCTACCGGCGCTGACTGGCATCGGTTACGACCGCCTCAATATCAGCAACGGCCAAATCGCCAGTCTGAAATATTTTCAAGCAGCCTTCGGCAACGACACCCCGGCTGAAGCCAAAACCGCCCTGTTTGAAGACCTTTTGGAGTACTGCGGCCAAGATACGGAAGGCATGGTGCGCATCATTGAGGTACTGCGGGGGTTGGTGGCCGACTCAAACAGTACTAATGACATGGCTTGAATATACTTAGGTACTATTGACGCCGGTGACATCGGCTGTTACTGTTAATTCCGGAGGAAAGTACCATGTCCGTTCCTTTGGAAAAATTACTGGAATTCATCGTCGCCCGCAACGCGACTGATCTGCATCTGACCGTACCCAGCGTGCCGGTGCTGCGCATAGACGGAGAACTCATCCCCCTACCGGAAATCCCGCCGCTGACGCCGGAAGAATTGGAAACAATCTTTGAACGCATTACCACCGACGACCAGAAAACGGCTTTCGCTAAACGTCGGGAATTGGATTTCACTTATAGCATGAGCGGCATCGCCCGTTTCCGAGTCAGTGCTATCCGGCAACGAGGTTCCATCAGTCTGGCCATCCGGCCAATTCCATTCAAAATCCCCTC from Dehalogenimonas sp. W includes the following:
- a CDS encoding adenosylcobinamide amidohydrolase, translating into MTKIVKRELVGESHGIRAEIVTHNVWPLEANTLVLQLPEPRPALTAYQGYRRVSAICNFYHPQDLWYVMDNRRLTFGHYFRWIHREPLLAIVPGQQAAVLSTGVNMDRQAVAEESFEEVWVQVWATAGVKTNAIRVGRDTAFGIERGGNWQPFEEQDFPSPGTINIIVLTSAKLGQAALASAFITITEAKTAALLDLDVRSSYHPEWQATGTSTDQICVVSGDGDECWHVSGQVKLGELMARAVTKAVTEAINNSRTADV
- a CDS encoding DUF2779 domain-containing protein yields the protein MNNRSGKLLTKSKFMAGLQCPRYLWFYVNEPQRLPPPDMVTQHTFDQGHEVGELAKQLFPAGIDMAGLGFREMLTKTSACLRERNPIFEAAIQSGQLYARIDILSPSADGTWDIVEVKSGTSVKDENIADVAFQRYVCTQYGLRVNRCRLMYLNREFIKHGEIDPAELFLDTNITEEVAELTGGMADMVEDMLLTMAGTPPDPIISRACNSPYTCPLKNECWQALPENPVTGLYRIGDKIDGLLRRGITAITEIPEDFELNDKQQIQQHCIRAGQPHVNIREIASFLEQLPYPHYYLDFETFATAVPRFDGTRPYQNIPFQFSLHITADEKSPLEHHHFLYQGNADPRPEFVSALHSAMGEGGRVIVYNQSFEQKIMEELVAEFPDYREWVTDVVARMADLIIPFRAFHYYHPAQQGSASLKYVLPALTGIGYDRLNISNGQIASLKYFQAAFGNDTPAEAKTALFEDLLEYCGQDTEGMVRIIEVLRGLVADSNSTNDMA